In Scheffersomyces stipitis CBS 6054 chromosome 7, complete sequence, the DNA window ACAAATGTGAATACAGTCCAATGTCAAAGATTTAAATAATgtaaatattgaaaaatgaaacttttcaaaaatCAATAAGTTCAGTaccaaaatttcaatttctcaatattgaataatttttcaaagttctCAATTCTTCCCTGCTGCAACACTCTTGTATCGATGGCTTCGTCaacaattgaacaatatccTGACGGTATGAACAAGAGCAGTAACTTTACAGCCTCTTAGTATTGGCTAACGTGCTTGTTGTGAAATTCACCCTGAGGACACGACTCGAAAACTAGCACAAGAATCACAAACGACAAACACGTATAAAAGAGCCTCAACTGCACAGTGCAACCCAATTGAGATAGACGTAGACAGGAGACCGATAGGGAAACTACACGATAGTAGACGTGAAGAGCTACAGCAGCCAGCCGAATTTTGAAGTATACAGCAGAGAACTACGGGGACAGTAACACATAGAACCAACACAGTAACTTACCAAATGAAATAAAGAAGTAGTAAGAGCATCATATAGAACTACCATAAAGACACCTCGTAGAATGCCATTAGTCGGAGTGCAGAAATAGCGTAGATGGCTAGACACTCCACCAACTAGACTATCACTGTGAGAATGTATAGACAGTAGATAGAGCCAGTATACAGATATACTCTTTGCACCTAGCCAGTGTACAGACTAATAACTTTGGCCAGTATATATAGGGCGGAATGCCTCAAGAATTCCGCTCCAATTCCGCAACTACTCCACCACCACGATATCAGTGGATAATACTTTCTCAGAAATCGCTACTTGCTCCGGCAATCTTCAGTATTCAGCAATCTTCAATCTATTATGGTGATCTCTACCAGGGTGTCTATCCAATGGCCGCCTGAAGAGGCCGAGGAACTCTCACATACGATGGCCTTCACTTCTCCACAGGGCCATTATGTCGATATCCGAATCTTGAAAACTCATTATCCCTATGTCCAGCACAAGAACCAGCCGTTTTTCGACGAGGTCTTCCAATGGTGTTTGTGTGGAACAGAGCAGCCTATAGAAGGAACAAACAAGATCAGGTTTATCAACGAGATTGATAGCCAGGCAATTGCCAAGTCTGTACGTAGTGGAAAATACGTAGCTCCTGGTGAAGACATTGgtgatttttcagccattGAAGGTTCACACgacagaaaagaagtagGATCTATGGTCAACCCAGCTACCGGGAGGGTTCAGGATTATATAGAGATCTGGAGGTCGTTGGATCCATTGCGGTCTACCCCTACCGAGGAAGTTAGAGAGCCTGCTGAATCCGAGCCCGAGTCGATCACAGGGTTTTCGCTCGAAATCAAGGACAACTCTAGATACCTAGGGAAGCTCATTCGCCTAGGCTTCTGGATCCAGGGAATAGTGTACGATAAGCAATCTGAAAATATCCATGtaattcgcagccatttcaaCCTGGCTGTTGCTGAATGGCAGAACCAGATCGAATATGGTCAAATTGACCAGTTCCCATTGACATTTGCCGGTGAAGTAGGCGACAAGGTACTGGtctcttcatctttctcCTGGAGCTGTGTAGAGAGAGAGAAATGAACATACGTATTAGTCAGAATATACTCTTTCTCACAATCAATTTGAGAAATACAAAATATATTCTACGAACTGCTTACGAGTATTTACATATATACGTTCACAATGCTATTAGATATAAACAATAAGATATAAGCATCTAGACATAGTTAATACTAGAGGGATATAAGATATAGGAATAGGATATTTATCGTTGACAGTATCATTAGTGGGCCAGGCTATGGTCGCATTATTGCCACACACCTCCCGATTGGGCAGTCGAGCTCAGGGACACACcgaaaaattgaacaaacCTCAAGTGATAATAAATGCATCGAAAGTTAGAAAATAGAGGGTCTGAATCTGTCGACTTTTTCTGTCTGTCATCTCCAACCAATCACGAAATATCAGTAGCAAAATGAACGGAGAAAGCTGGTATGTAAATTTCAGATCCTTTGCTATCTCAAAACGGAAGAGATCAGAGTTTTCTTACAGTTAACGGAACTGGGagtagatgaagataagaagTATATGGAAGCCATGCGGAGAAGTTCAGAAGAATGGATCACCAAATAAATTGAAGGCCATGATGAATATAATACTGCAAATTGTTATTGTCTAAATTCCATTAATCAATCACAGATCTGGTATTGTACCACAGCTTGATCTATCAGTCTATATGATCTTCGATGATCTAACTATTTATCTCATTATCTATTTCTATCATATCATGGCTGCATAGCGTTTTATATCCTCGAATCATTTCATATCGTTCTTCCATATATTCTATGGATCTTATATCTATCTTCGTTGTCTTTTCGAAGTCGTACAAATACTAACTAGAACGTCAGGTTATTTATTCTTGCGGTGATAATCAACgccatcaacttgttttcACAAGTTTTCTTCACCATCATGTACTCCGACTTGGAGTGTGACTACATCAACCCAATTGAGTTGTGTAACAAGTTGAATCCATGGTTCATTCCTGAATCCGGTTTGCATGCCTTCATCACTACTTTGTTCTTGGTCAATGGCTACTGGTTCCCCTTCTTGTTGAACCTCCCCTTGTTGGCCTACAACGTCAACAAGTTCCTCAACAAGAACCATCTCTTGGATGCTACCGAGATTTTCAGAACCTTGTCCAAGCACAAGAAGGAGtctttcatcaagttgggTTTCcacttgttgttgttcttcttctacttgtACAGAATGATCATGGCATTGGTTTCCGACGATGCCTAGAAACGGATGTAGTTTCTAGGAACATTGCAAATCTGGTACGACCTTTCTTGTAGCTGAAAGTTAGATGATTGAAGATTGTAAACTATTAAGACATCGAAACTTCTAGGGCTACGTAAGATTTTGAGTTGTAAAGTCATGAAAGTTTGCAATGCCCTTGTTGTCTAATTGCTTAATGATTAAATCATTGTTGTGTCCCATCCTTGTTGAACGTTTCTGTTTACGTACATAATGTAGTTAATTAGTTAATTGTTAATTATTATAATATTTGTTCTATTGTCGTTATCTATAATAGTTCCTTGTCGAGGTCAACAAGCTTCTGGTTTACAATCTGAAGTTTACGTAGGACTCCAGCAGAAGGATTCACAATCGACGATGCACGGCTCAACGCAACTGTAACCTGTTGGCTCAACGACAGCTTTGCATCCTCTGTAGTATTGCCTATCTGTTGCAACGACTTCATTTCGGTTTCGACCATTTGAACTTCGGCATGTCTATCCTTGTCTCGATTATATTGACTTCTTAATGTGTTTAATTTGGTACCCACATCAACATGATTCTGTTTCAACGTGTATATCCTTTGTCGGTATTcgtttttcaacttctgaacCTCGTTGATTCTTGTAGTGATATCGTTTATAGCGGAATGAACATCCATAAGATAGTCTAGCTGATGGACAAGATGTGCCTTGAAGTCTTCctgaacaacttgttctcTAATTACTTCTGAGGCAGTTTCTTCCGGTTCGTACTCTTTGACTAAATGTCTAAGTACATCGATTGTGTGAATCTTGACGCGTttgtctttgttttcttcatctctcAATCTCTCAACATCAATATTCATTGGTTTCTGACGTTCGTTCCGCCTCTTTCTCGATAACGGAATAGGCGCTACTCTTTCCCTCACTCGTGATGGTActctttcaattctactCTCAGGGCCAGTTTCAGTGCTCTCGACCCTAGACTTGGATTTTGCTTTTCTTGACTTATTTCCATTTGATTTTGTATTGTCGCTTGTTGTTGTCCTGTcacttgattttgattttcttaATGTCTTTCCATTCGAT includes these proteins:
- a CDS encoding predicted protein, with the protein product MVISTRVSIQWPPEEAEELSHTMAFTSPQGHYVDIRILKTHYPYVQHKNQPFFDEVFQWCLCGTEQPIEGTNKIRFINEIDSQAIAKSVRSGKYVAPGEDIGDFSAIEGSHDRKEVGSMVNPATGRVQDYIEIWRSLDPLRSTPTEEVREPAESEPESITGFSLEIKDNSRYLGKLIRLGFWIQGIVYDKQSENIHVIRSHFNSAVAEWQNQIEYGQIDQFPLTFAGEVGDKVSVSSSFSWSCVEREK
- a CDS encoding predicted protein (go_component membrane~go_process intracellular signaling cascade), with translation MNGESWLFILAVIINAINLFSQVFFTIMYSDLECDYINPIELCNKLNPWFIPESGLHAFITTLFLVNGYWFPFLLNLPLLAYNVNKFLNKNHLLDATEIFRTLSKHKKESFIKLGFHLLLFFFYLYRMIMALVSDDA